In Planctomycetota bacterium, the following proteins share a genomic window:
- a CDS encoding FGGY-family carbohydrate kinase has protein sequence MTGELFIGLDVGTQGARAVACAADGRVAAEASVPFARRPREPKPGWHEQQPEDWWRAAVKCLQAVSAQASAAGYGRDALGRIAVSSTSGTVLLADAAGKPLLPAIMYSDSRAADEAQEINETARVYTEKFGSRFSASFALPKILWLARHRPGKFAAAARICHAADFLVGRLTGHYDVSDTSNVLKTGYDVADGRWPAFFADLGVPLGKLPRVVRPGEPIARLTTQAADKTGLSRLAIAVAGATDGTAGFLASGACDVGQWCSTLGTTLVLRGVSRTLLRDPLGRVYSHAHPEGHWLPGAASNVGGECLEARFKGSRLAALDAKVSAHLPNPLLLYPLARRGERFPFVDPDARGFVQGKARSKAELYAAHLEAVAFVERWGYDILAGLGAPVCDPLFASGGAVASGVWLQLRADVLGRPLRVAADAHSAKGAALLAAASAMGSLSEAVRRMVWFERSFTPRPDLRAYLDDKYGRFRAACAAQYSGAGA, from the coding sequence ATGACAGGGGAGCTGTTCATCGGACTCGACGTGGGAACTCAGGGGGCGCGGGCCGTGGCCTGCGCCGCCGACGGCCGAGTGGCGGCCGAGGCCAGCGTGCCCTTCGCCCGCAGGCCGCGCGAGCCGAAGCCCGGCTGGCACGAGCAGCAGCCGGAGGACTGGTGGCGCGCCGCCGTCAAGTGCCTACAAGCCGTCTCGGCGCAGGCCAGCGCCGCCGGGTACGGGCGCGACGCCCTCGGGCGCATCGCGGTCAGCTCCACGTCGGGCACCGTGCTGCTGGCCGACGCCGCGGGCAAGCCGCTGCTACCCGCCATCATGTACAGCGACAGCCGGGCCGCCGACGAGGCCCAGGAGATCAACGAGACCGCCAGGGTCTACACCGAGAAGTTCGGCTCGCGCTTCTCGGCCAGCTTTGCGCTGCCCAAGATTCTCTGGCTCGCGCGCCACCGACCGGGCAAGTTCGCCGCAGCGGCCCGAATCTGCCATGCGGCCGATTTTCTGGTGGGCCGCCTGACCGGCCACTACGATGTCAGCGACACCTCGAATGTGCTCAAGACGGGCTACGACGTAGCCGACGGCCGGTGGCCCGCCTTCTTCGCCGACCTGGGGGTGCCGCTGGGCAAGCTGCCCCGTGTGGTGCGGCCCGGGGAGCCGATCGCGCGGCTGACCACCCAGGCCGCCGACAAGACCGGGCTATCGCGCCTGGCCATCGCCGTGGCGGGAGCAACCGATGGCACGGCCGGCTTCCTGGCCTCGGGCGCCTGCGACGTGGGCCAGTGGTGCTCGACCCTGGGCACCACGCTCGTGCTGCGCGGCGTCAGCCGCACCCTGCTGCGCGACCCCCTTGGGCGCGTCTACTCCCACGCACACCCCGAAGGGCATTGGCTGCCGGGCGCGGCCTCGAACGTCGGCGGCGAATGCCTCGAGGCGAGGTTCAAGGGCAGCCGACTCGCCGCTCTCGACGCGAAGGTGAGCGCTCACCTGCCGAACCCGCTCCTCCTCTATCCGCTCGCGCGACGCGGCGAGCGCTTCCCCTTCGTGGACCCCGACGCCCGGGGCTTCGTGCAGGGCAAGGCGCGCAGCAAGGCGGAGCTTTATGCCGCGCATCTCGAGGCCGTGGCCTTCGTCGAGCGATGGGGCTATGACATCCTGGCCGGGCTGGGTGCGCCGGTCTGCGACCCCCTCTTCGCCTCAGGGGGTGCCGTGGCGAGCGGCGTCTGGCTCCAACTCCGTGCCGACGTGCTCGGCCGCCCGTTGCGGGTCGCCGCGGATGCCCATTCGGCCAAGGGGGCGGCCCTTCTCGCGGCAGCCTCGGCGATGGGTTCCCTCAGTGAGGCGGTTCGGCGCATGGTCTGGTTCGAGCGGAGCTTCACGCCGCGGCCGGACTTGCGAGCGTACCTCGATGACAAGTACGGGCGCTTTCGGGCGGCCTGTGCCGCGCAGTATTCGGGGGCGGGCGCGTAG
- the xylB gene encoding xylulokinase, which translates to MPFLLGIDLGTQSVKSAILDDEGRVRSVAQAEYPILTPRVGWAEQEPQAWWRATCQTTQEAIARAGVAAAEIAGVGLSGQMHGTVCIDREGLPIRPAIIWADGRSGAEVAELVAELGRERLARLTGNPIATGFMAATVRWLHRHEPETLERAAALLLPKDYIRLRLTRHVGTDVTDAASTLLFDVAGRRWSPEMAQAVGVSLDLLPRVCESHEVCGTVTRHASRDTGIPLHACVVAGGGDQPVSAVGNGVIEPGTLLATIGTGGQLFTPLAQPSHDPELRTHTFCHAAPGRWFIMGAMLSAGLCLRWLRDRVFGGLGLDYAAFSEAAAQAEPGAEGLVFLPYLLGERTPHMDPHARGVFFGLALRHERSHLVRAVMEGVAFALRDSLEIFRSIGISARQIIAAGGGAQSLVWQQVLADVLGASLAPVQTAEPAACGAAILAGLGTGVFPSLQEATARIARVGRMVGPIAENVARYDERYAFFRSLYPLLRDAFRQSPVGGPP; encoded by the coding sequence ATGCCCTTTCTCCTCGGCATTGACCTGGGCACGCAGAGCGTCAAGAGCGCCATCCTCGACGACGAGGGACGCGTTCGTTCGGTCGCCCAGGCGGAGTACCCGATCCTCACGCCGCGTGTCGGCTGGGCCGAACAGGAACCGCAGGCCTGGTGGCGCGCCACGTGTCAGACCACGCAGGAGGCCATCGCCCGCGCCGGTGTTGCCGCGGCCGAGATCGCCGGCGTGGGCCTCTCGGGCCAGATGCACGGCACCGTATGCATTGACCGCGAAGGGCTCCCCATCCGCCCCGCGATCATCTGGGCCGACGGGCGCAGCGGCGCCGAAGTGGCGGAACTGGTGGCCGAGCTGGGACGCGAGCGCCTGGCCCGCCTCACGGGCAATCCCATCGCCACGGGCTTCATGGCCGCCACGGTTCGCTGGCTCCACCGTCACGAGCCCGAGACACTCGAGCGCGCGGCCGCCCTGTTGCTGCCCAAGGACTACATTCGCCTGCGCCTCACCCGCCACGTGGGCACCGACGTCACCGACGCCGCCAGCACGCTGCTCTTCGACGTGGCCGGGCGACGCTGGTCGCCCGAGATGGCCCAAGCCGTGGGCGTGAGCCTCGACCTGCTACCGCGCGTGTGCGAGTCACACGAGGTCTGCGGCACCGTGACGCGGCACGCCTCCCGCGACACGGGCATCCCCCTTCACGCGTGCGTGGTGGCGGGTGGGGGCGACCAGCCCGTGAGCGCCGTGGGCAACGGCGTGATCGAGCCGGGCACGCTCCTGGCCACCATCGGCACCGGCGGCCAGCTCTTCACCCCGCTGGCCCAGCCATCCCATGACCCCGAGCTTCGCACCCACACCTTCTGCCACGCGGCCCCGGGGCGTTGGTTCATCATGGGCGCCATGCTCAGCGCCGGGCTGTGCCTGCGGTGGCTGCGCGACCGCGTTTTCGGAGGCCTGGGCCTCGACTATGCGGCGTTCTCCGAGGCAGCCGCCCAGGCGGAGCCGGGGGCCGAAGGGCTGGTCTTCCTGCCGTACCTCCTGGGCGAGCGCACGCCGCACATGGACCCGCACGCCCGGGGCGTGTTCTTCGGGCTGGCGCTCCGCCACGAGCGCAGCCACCTCGTGCGCGCCGTGATGGAGGGCGTGGCCTTCGCCCTGCGCGACTCGCTCGAGATCTTCCGCTCCATCGGAATCTCGGCCCGGCAGATCATCGCGGCCGGCGGCGGCGCGCAGAGCCTCGTGTGGCAGCAAGTCCTGGCCGATGTCCTGGGCGCATCGCTCGCGCCCGTGCAGACGGCCGAGCCCGCGGCCTGCGGCGCCGCCATCCTGGCCGGGCTGGGCACGGGGGTCTTTCCCAGCCTTCAGGAGGCCACGGCCCGGATCGCCCGCGTGGGCCGCATGGTCGGCCCAATCGCCGAGAACGTGGCCCGCTACGACGAACGCTACGCCTTCTTCCGCTCCTTGTATCCGCTGCTGAGGGATGCCTTTCGGCAATCGCCCGTTGGGGGGCCGCCATGA